TGGTGGGCCTCCCTCGAGGGCCGACGCACGATCGTCTACTCGGTCCTCGGCGTGACGCTGGTCATCCTCGCCCCCTACGCCCTCGCCCCCGGCACGCCCGTGGGCGCCAGCGAACTCGTCCGCCTCGGCGTCACCGTCGTGGTGTTCGGCACCGTCGCCGTCATCGTCCACGAGCTCTCCCGACGGGCCAGACGCTCGGTGCTGTCGGCCCAGGCCCGCGAGGACACCGTCCGCGCCGAGATCAGCCGCGCCGCCGCTGTCCAGCGCTCCCTGCTGCCCACCTCGACCGACGACATCGGCAGTGCCGTCACCGTCGCGGGGGCGTGTCTGCCCGCCAAGAGCGTCGGCGGCGACTTCTTCGACTGGTACCGCACACGCACGGGCATCGCCGTGAGCCTGGGCGACGTCATGGGCAAGGGCGTCGGCGCGGGCCTCATCGCCGCCGCCGTCCGCGCCACGATCCGGAGCGCCCGCACCGTCGGCGACGCCTCGGAGGCACTGCGCCGAGCGTCGGACGGCCTCGCTGCCGAGGGTGCCGGCACCGACGTCACCTTCACCACGCTGTTCCACGCCCGCATCGACGACGACGGCACGCTGCAGTGGGCTGACGCCGGGCACGGACTGAGCTTCGTGCTGCGTGCTGCCGGAGGCGTGGACCGCCTGCGTTCCGTCGACCTGCCGCTGGGGATGGGCCTCCGCGACGAGTGGGCGACCACGACCGGCGTCCTCGAGCCGGGCGACCTGCTCATCTCGTTCAGCGACGGTGTCCTCGACCTGTTCGGCGGGCGGGACGACGCCGTCGACTCGGTCGCCGAGCTCGCCCGCCTCGACCGGACGCCCGCGGCGATCGTCGCGGCGCTGGCGGAACGCGCGGCGGAGGTGCCGCACGACGACGACGTGACGGTGATCGCGATCCGCCGCGAGGCCGTGGTGTCCTCGCCGACCGAGGTGGCGGCGGCGCCGCTGACGCGCTCGGCCTGAGTACGGGCCGCCTGAGCGCGGGCCGCCGCTCGACAGTCGCTCGCTCTCATTCGGGCTGTGTCCCACTTTTCGACGACGGGACGTACCCCTCATTGGGGCTTCAGGGCAGTCTGTCAGGTTGAGAACGTGTCACTATGAGTTACAACCCACCGACAATCCCGAACGCGCAATCGCCGCAGGGACCTCAATGGCCCGGCCCGGTGCCTCCGCAGTCCGCCAAGAACGGGGCGGGAACAGCAGCAATGGTCCTGGGCATCATTGCAGCGGTCATGGCAGTGCTCCCCGGCGTCTCCTTCGGAGCCTGGCTCTTCGCGGTTCCGGCGATCATCCTCGGAATCATCGGAATGAGGAAAGCCGGTGCTCCACGTGGACGTGCACTCGCAGGACTCATCGAAGGTGGCGCAGCACTTGTCGTTGCCATCGCGGTGAGCGCCGCCGCTGCGGGTTCGGTATCGGACGGCTTCAAGAAGGGCTACGAGGAGACGAGGGCCGAGTCAGCTGCCCAGCCGACCGAGACGCCGGCAGCGAAGGCTTCACCTGATGCCGTGACCGCGAAGGAGACTCCGAAAGCAGCGCCGGCTGAGACCAAGGCGCCAGCGCCCGCTCCCGCTCCGGCCCCCGAATTCGGGTCGCAGCCCGCGGACGAGGTTGCCTTCGTCACCGCCATCGCGACGACGAAGAACGAACTCAGCGGAGACCTCACCGACCTGCAGCGTTCCGAAGCTCTTCGTACCCGCGACGCCTCCTTGTGCTCCGTTCTGGGCGACGGTGCTGCGACAGACTGGACCGGCAAGGTCAAGGACATCGGCGCGAACGGCGAAGGCAAGGCCTATGTCGAGGTCGAGATCGCGTCGGGCGTCACCATCAAGACCTGGAACAACGCGTTCTCTGACGTCGTTGACGGAACCCTGATCGATCCGTCTTCACCCTTCTTCAGCAACCTCGTCGCGATGAAGGAAGGCCAGATGGTGAAGTTCTCGGTACAGATGGTTGCCGACGAGGGAAGCTGCCTGAGCAAGGGGAACCTGACCGAGACGTTCTACGGACTCACGCCCGAGTTCATCGCTCATTTCACGAACGTTCAAGCCGCTTGATTCCGTTCGCGTAATCGGCGCGGTCCCGCCATGTGCATCCTGGCCGGCAAGCGGCCGACCACGGCCGTCGGTCGCTTGCGCTCAGCGACAACGTTCGCGGTCGTGTGCGCGAGCGCTGTCGCCCAGCGCGAACCATCCCGGACGGGAGGCCCGGCGGGGCACGGCGGTTTCTCGTGGTCGTCGCAACACCTGATGGTTCAGTTCGTGGTTAGAAGATCACCTAGACGCTCGGCTGGAATTCTCCAGCCGAGCGTCTTGCGCGGTCGGCCGTTGAGTTGTTGAGCGACCTGTTCGAGGTCCTCGCCGCAGCGTCAGTCGAGCACGGCGGTGGCCTCGACCTCGACGAGCACGTCGGGCTCGAAGAGGTGGTCGACCCCGATCAGGGAGGCCGGCGGCAGCGGCGTGGGGAGACCGAGTTCGTCGGCGACGTCGTGAACGCCGGCCATGAACGCCTCGATCTTGTCCGGGCTCCATCGTGTGACGTAGAACGTCAGCCGGACGACATCGCCGAAGCCGGCCCCCGCGCTCTCGAGCCCGGTGTGGGTGTTCCGCAGCGCTTGCGCGACCTGCCCGGCCAGGTCGTCCGGCGCGACCGGAGCACCGTCCGCGGTGCGAGCGATCTGCCCTGAGACGTGGACCTGACGCGAGCCCGTCGCGACGGCGACGTGGTGGTAGGGGACCGGCTGCATGAGGCTGTCGGGGGAGAACCGGTGGACGGGCATACGTGCTCCTTCGTCGTGGTACCTCAGGGATACCTGGTGTTCGGCGGCCACTGCAACGAGACTGGGTGTCGTGTCGGATACCGCCCCCACCCCCACAGGTCGCTTCGAGATCACCGCTCCGCACCGCGAATTGCTCGATCAGGTGCTCGACCGTTGGTCGCTCCAGGTCCTCGATGAACTGTGTGAGCGACCAGCCCGGTTCAGTGTGCTGCGCAGGAGCATCCCCGCTGTGACGCAGAAGTCGCTCACGGCCACCCTGCGCCGTCTCGAGCGCAACGGCGTCGTCGAGCGTGTCCTGCTCAGTACCCGCCCCGTCGCTGTCGAGTACCGCATCACGCCGCTCGGGAAGACGATCCGTCCACCGGTGGAAGCGATCCTGGCGTGGGCGACCGAGTACATGCCTGCCATCGAGGAAGCCCGCGACCGGTACGACAGCGATCTGGGAGAGGCAGTTCCGCACCATCCGATGACAGCGTCTCGGTAGGCGATCACCCGATCGCCCAGCAGGACGAACGTACGAGCGCGCAGGGTTGACCACGACTGAGCGACGGACCGCTGCCGGGCCGCATGCGAAGGCGTTGGACCTCGAAGCATCTGTCGCACCTCCCGCCCGGCCCGCCACGGGACCGACCGCTCGCGCTCAGCGACACCGTTCGCGGGCGTGCACGCGAGCGCTGTCGCCCAGCGGGAATGCATCCGGGCCGCCGGGCCAGCCGGACCAGCGCATGCGCGGACGGGAGGCACGGGACGGGACCGCTACGCGCCTCCCGGCCGCGGGCACGCGCGGCGCACGGATTCGCACTCAGCGACACCATTCGCGGCGGCCGGCCCGAACAGTGTCGCTCAGCGCGAATGGAGCCGGGCGCCCGCGCCCGGGCCTGCCCGCTACGCGGACCAGTCGGGCCGGACGAAGCCGCTCTCGTAGGCGAACACGACGGCCTGCACGCGGCTCGTCGCGCCGACCTTGCCGAGGACGCTGCTGATGTGGGTCTTCACGGTGGCCTCGCTGATCCAGAGGTCCTTCGCGATCTGCGCGTTGCTGGCGCCGCGGACGAGGGCGGTGAGGACCTCCCGTTCGCGGGCGCTCAACGTGGCGAGGACCGGTGCGTGCGCCGCGGGCGGCGTCGGAGCTGCCGGACCGGCCGACGACGGCGCCGTGAGCAGGCGGTTCTCGAGCAGGGCGCGGGTCATCGACGGGGCGATCAGGGTGTCGCCGGTGTGCGCTGCCCGGACGCCGGCCGCGATGAGGTCCGG
The sequence above is drawn from the Curtobacterium sp. L6-1 genome and encodes:
- a CDS encoding winged helix-turn-helix transcriptional regulator, encoding MSDTAPTPTGRFEITAPHRELLDQVLDRWSLQVLDELCERPARFSVLRRSIPAVTQKSLTATLRRLERNGVVERVLLSTRPVAVEYRITPLGKTIRPPVEAILAWATEYMPAIEEARDRYDSDLGEAVPHHPMTASR
- a CDS encoding DUF4190 domain-containing protein — protein: MSYNPPTIPNAQSPQGPQWPGPVPPQSAKNGAGTAAMVLGIIAAVMAVLPGVSFGAWLFAVPAIILGIIGMRKAGAPRGRALAGLIEGGAALVVAIAVSAAAAGSVSDGFKKGYEETRAESAAQPTETPAAKASPDAVTAKETPKAAPAETKAPAPAPAPAPEFGSQPADEVAFVTAIATTKNELSGDLTDLQRSEALRTRDASLCSVLGDGAATDWTGKVKDIGANGEGKAYVEVEIASGVTIKTWNNAFSDVVDGTLIDPSSPFFSNLVAMKEGQMVKFSVQMVADEGSCLSKGNLTETFYGLTPEFIAHFTNVQAA
- a CDS encoding PP2C family protein-serine/threonine phosphatase, with the protein product MSRPTSVIDNPLVRQAPISGLLALGALFTLALPTLEISHVELFLASLVATAAATLLAAFALRFPRALPLVPILLAVDFVSLALFRTGTGAGASVFTSLVVLPVVWWASLEGRRTIVYSVLGVTLVILAPYALAPGTPVGASELVRLGVTVVVFGTVAVIVHELSRRARRSVLSAQAREDTVRAEISRAAAVQRSLLPTSTDDIGSAVTVAGACLPAKSVGGDFFDWYRTRTGIAVSLGDVMGKGVGAGLIAAAVRATIRSARTVGDASEALRRASDGLAAEGAGTDVTFTTLFHARIDDDGTLQWADAGHGLSFVLRAAGGVDRLRSVDLPLGMGLRDEWATTTGVLEPGDLLISFSDGVLDLFGGRDDAVDSVAELARLDRTPAAIVAALAERAAEVPHDDDVTVIAIRREAVVSSPTEVAAAPLTRSA
- a CDS encoding response regulator, giving the protein MVIVDDQAVVRTGLGMMVDAEPDLTVVGQAPNGAEAIAVCADLRPDVVLMDVRMPVLDGIAATRSIVSAGTAGAVVILTTFDDEEYLLDAVRAGALGFLLKDAGPDLIAAGVRAAHTGDTLIAPSMTRALLENRLLTAPSSAGPAAPTPPAAHAPVLATLSAREREVLTALVRGASNAQIAKDLWISEATVKTHISSVLGKVGATSRVQAVVFAYESGFVRPDWSA
- a CDS encoding RidA family protein; this translates as MPVHRFSPDSLMQPVPYHHVAVATGSRQVHVSGQIARTADGAPVAPDDLAGQVAQALRNTHTGLESAGAGFGDVVRLTFYVTRWSPDKIEAFMAGVHDVADELGLPTPLPPASLIGVDHLFEPDVLVEVEATAVLD